The following are from one region of the Platichthys flesus chromosome 2, fPlaFle2.1, whole genome shotgun sequence genome:
- the rpusd4 gene encoding pseudouridylate synthase RPUSD4, mitochondrial — protein MNSCRRIGRTGEWSSGVNTLLTRFRSRTNCRRDPGPASSLSRGQATAAGEKPRLTAADLARKVQQERKTPPAAEAPVSAQQKRVEELKRFSLQLQNVHPNVLAKHLLRSVLYQDKDVVVINKPHGVPFRDDSRATSISSVLPVLSKMMDGMKVKSDSQLIPCLGLEKETTGVILLATNEEAAEHILNLHRNNQVTTKYWVITLGVPVPSEGVIDIPIIERGVAGPRPHYKMALSPLFRMNDAGDGVTKVRAHRQAHPAVTRYTVLDSSGGCSLVELQPLTGAKHQMRVHMALAVACPILGDHKYSHLDKLAPQKLPERVLGKLGLEQSKIRHLPLHLHARQLTLPQVSQADVDVSCPLPKYFTQTLKRLHLSLPDKKEDQ, from the exons ATGAACAGCTGTAGAAGAATAGGCCGGACCGGTGAGTGGAGCTCCGGAGTGAATACCCTCCTGACCCGGTTCAGATCGCGGACAAACTGCCGCCGGGACCCAGGACCAGCGTCCTCCCTCAGCCGGGGACAGGCTACCGCTGCGGGGGAGAAACCTCGCCTGACAGCCGCTGACCTGGCCAGGAAGGtccagcaggagaggaagacgcCGCCGGCCGCCGAGGCTCCGGTGTCCGCTCAGCAGAagagggtggaggagctgaagcgATTCAGTCTGCAGCTTCAAAACGTTCATCCGAACGTGCTGGCCAAACACCTGCTCAGAAGCGTGCTGTACCAGGACAAAGATGTGGTGGTCATCAATAAACCACATGGAGTTCCTTTCAGAG ACGACTCCAGGGCCACGTCCATTTCATCTGTGCTTCCTGTCCTCTCCAAAATGATGGACGGGATGAAGGTGAAGTCAGACTCTCAGCTGATTCCCTGTCTGGGCCTGGAGAAGGAGACGACAGGAGTTATCCTACTGGCCACGAATGAAGAGGCAGCAGAGCACATACTCAACCTGCACAGAAACAACCAAgtgacaacaaaatactg GGTCATCACACTGGGAGTTCCTGTGCCGTCTGAAGGAGTGATCGATATCCCCATCATAGAGCGAGGAGTCGCAGGCCCCCGGCCGCACTACAAG atGGCGTTAAGCCCTCTTTTCAGAATGAATGATGCAGGTGATGGTGTAACCAAAGTGCGAGCTCATAGACAAGCTCATCCTGCCGTGACCAGGTACACAGTCCTGGACAGCAGCGGTGGCTGCAGCCTCGTGGAGCTTCAGCCTTTAACCG GAGCGAAACACCAGATGAGGGTTCACATGGCCTTAGCTGTGGCTTGTCCTATTCTCGGCGACCACAAATATTCCCACTTGGATAAACTGGCCCCCCAG AAATTACCGGAGCGTGTTTTGGGAAAGCTTGGCCTGGAACAAAGCAAGATCCGGCATCTCCCTCTTCATTTGCACGCTCGACAGCTGACACTGCCGCAAGTTAGTCAAGCAGACGTCGACGTGTCCTGTCCGCTGCCGAAgtacttcacacaaacactgaaacgACTGCATTTAAGTCTTCCTGACAAAAAGGAAGATCAATGA
- the LOC133966888 gene encoding transcriptional regulator QRICH1-like isoform X4, with amino-acid sequence MNEQDSGVVSFDEYVRQKARTVPQHRMKEFLECLSKGPEVLQEFNQQEGAATTTAMVYQQQDANCIYTDSTEVAGSLLELACPVTSAENSPQLSVSQGSDQQLQVQVQIQEQQGQTISQVLQVASPSQHDLQGISTAQFIQHGDLTEEQQQQIQAQLVAAVAGGQQIQLQGTQHIQLPGGQQIQLQAGQHIQLQGGQQIQLQGGQQIQQIQLQGGQQIQLQGGQQIQLHGGQQIQLQGGQQIQLQGGQQIQLQGGQQIQLHDGQQIQIQTIEAMSPTHQQDSPREVERRSGSASAVLQPAKKRKVDVPLSVSYAVPQGQQMATVLAIPQGQQQSYVSLRPDLLTVDSAQLFSTTGTITGPTGETWTIPVYSAPQQQGVTHIALPQEQYSTVQVTTTNGKDKMSPRSADVQLASAGTQEEMVQTLFPAQFMNGNIHNLVAVQAVGGTYNTTQSVHIWDPNQQQGQGEEGQEHQLHLQGQVQTEAEAEPPTEILVPVCLKPEEGLEVWRLWAKRKNIELSKQEKPSLAPIGRRQPLCFQEDLVSSAVAELNLGLALMTQEARGSEEEEFSPDVLYYVFLCIQKYIADNGRVDDVFADPYYTRFGVSLHNILDGWKPIVHPLGYIIPSHVTEEMLWECKQLGAHSPATLLTTLMYFNTKYFCLTTPEQHLKVAFSKVLRHTRKNPTNAKDKATSIRLLKGQGPHSAGQKGTDDMYEEQIEDPENPLRCPIKLYDFYLFKCPQSIKGRNDAYYMTPEPVVAPNSPMWYSSQPLTNQQVEQILARIIVVREIQEIIGVSAENMG; translated from the exons ATGAATGAGCAGGACAGTGGGGTGGTGTCCTTCGACGAGTATGTGCGGCAGAAGGCCCGCACTGTTCCCCAGCACAGGATGAAGGAGTTCCTGGAGTGTCTTTCCAAGGGCCCAGAGGTGCTGCAGGAGTTCAACCAGCAGGAAGGTGCCGCCACCACCACAGCCATGGTGTACCagcagcaagatgccaactgtATCTACACAGACAGCACAGAGGTGGCAGGGTCGCTTCTAGAGCTGGCTTGCCCG GTGACTTCTGCAGAGAATTCACCTCAGCTGTCTGTAAGCCAGGGGTCTGATCAGCAGCTCCAAGTGCAG GTTCAGATCCAGGAACAGCAGGGCCAAACCATCAGCCAGGTTCTTCAGGTGGCCTCGCCCTCTCAGCACGATTTGCAGGGAATCTCTACAGCTCAGTTCATCCAGCACGGAGAtctcacagaggagcagcaacaGCAG ATTCAGGCACAGCTGGTTGCAGCTGTAGCCGGAGGACAACAAATCCAGTTACAAGGAACTCAACATATTCAGCTGCCAGGGGGCCAGCAAATTcagcttcaggctggtcaaCATATTCAGTTACAAGGAGGCCAACAGATTCAACTGCAGGGTGGACAACAGATTCAACAAATTCAACTGCAGGGTGGACAACAGATTCAACTGCAGGGTGGACAACAGATTCAACTGCATGGTGGACAACAAATTCAACTGCAGGGTGGACAACAAATTCAACTGCAGGGTGGACAACAAATTCAACTGCAGGGTGGACAACAAATTCAGCTACATGATGGCCaacagatccagatccagaccaTAGAGGCCATGTCTCCTACCCATCAACAGGACTCTCCTagggaggtagagaggaggTCTGGTTCTGCCTCAGCTGTTCTCCAACCAGCCAAGAAACGTAAGGTGGATGTCCCTCTATCTGTTTCCTATGCTGTGCCACAGGGTCAGCAGATGGCTACTGTTCTGGCCATCCCTcaagggcagcagcagagctaTGTGTCGCTACGACCAGATTTGCTCACTGTTGACAGTGCTCAGCTGTTCAGCACCACAGGGACAATCACAGGTCCCACGGGTGAGACCTGGACCATCCCTGTGTACTCTGCTCCACAACAGCAGGGGGTAACTCACATTGCCTTACCACAGGAACAGTACAGCACGGTGCAAGTTACCACCACCAACGGTAAGGATAAAATGTCCCCCAGGTCTGCAGATGTGCAGTTGGCCTCTGCTGGGACACAGGAAGAAATGGTACAGACCCTATTCCCAGCGCAGTTCATGAACGGGAACATTCACAACCTTGTGGCAGTGCAGGCTGTAGGAGGGACGTACAACACTACACAGTCGGTACACATATGGGACCCAAATCAACAGCAGGGTCAAGGAGAAGAGGGGCAAGAACATCAGCTCCATCTGCAG gGTCAAGTCCAGACGGAGGCTGAAGCTGAACCGCCCACTGAAATTCTGGTTCCTGTCTGTCTAAAACCAGAAGAAGGCCTGGAGGTCTGGCGGCTTTGGGCGAAACGGAAAAACATAGAGTTAAGCAAGCAGGAAAAACCCAGTCTTGCGCCAATAGGAC GTCGTCAGCCGCTGTGTTTTCAAGAAGATTTGGTGTCTAGTGCTGTAGCCGAGCTAAACCTGGGTCTTGCCCTGATGACGCAGGAAGCACGTggatcagaagaagaagaattttcCCCCGACGTCCTGTATTATGTATTCTTGTGTATACAAAAG TACATCGCCGACAATGGACGTGTGGATGATGTTTTCGCTGATCCATATTACACACGTTTCGGTGTGTCCTTACACAACATCCTTGATGGCTGGAAACCAATTGTCCACCCGTTAG GTTACATCATTCCAAGTCATGTGACAGAAGAGATGCTGTGGGAGTGTAAACAGCTCGGTGCACATTCGCCAGCCACACTCCTCACTACCCTTATGTACTTCAATACAAA gTATTTCTGCCTGACGACACCTGAACAGCACTTGAAAGTAGCTTTCTCGAAGGTCCTCAGACACACGAGGAAGAACCCCACCAATGCCAAGGACAAAGCAACCAGCATCCGCCTTCTCAAAGGACAAGGTCCACACAGTGCTGGACAGAAAG GAACTGACGACATGTATGAAGAACAGATTGAAGATCCGGAGAATCCACTTCGCTGTCCCATTAAACTTTATGACTTTTACCTCTTCAAATG TCCTCAGAGCATCAAAGGACGCAATGATGCGTACTACATGACTCCAGAACCTGTCGTTGCACCCAACAGCCCAATGTGGTACTCGTCGCAGCCACTCACAAATCAGCAAGTGGAACAAATACTGGCTCGCATCATCGTGGTCCGAGAGATCCAGGAGATTATTGGTGTCAGTGCAGAGAACATGGGCTAA
- the LOC133966888 gene encoding transcriptional regulator QRICH1-like isoform X2, whose protein sequence is MHFVPRYYNAPFFNKQVKVTMNEQDSGVVSFDEYVRQKARTVPQHRMKEFLECLSKGPEVLQEFNQQEGAATTTAMVYQQQDANCIYTDSTEVAGSLLELACPVTSAENSPQLSVSQGSDQQLQVQVQIQEQQGQTISQVLQVASPSQHDLQGISTAQFIQHGDLTEEQQQQIQAQLVAAVAGGQQIQLQGTQHIQLPGGQQIQLQAGQHIQLQGGQQIQLQGGQQIQQIQLQGGQQIQLQGGQQIQLHGGQQIQLQGGQQIQLQGGQQIQLQGGQQIQLHDGQQIQIQTIEAMSPTHQQDSPREVERRSGSASAVLQPAKKRKVDVPLSVSYAVPQGQQMATVLAIPQGQQQSYVSLRPDLLTVDSAQLFSTTGTITGPTGETWTIPVYSAPQQQGVTHIALPQEQYSTVQVTTTNGKDKMSPRSADVQLASAGTQEEMVQTLFPAQFMNGNIHNLVAVQAVGGTYNTTQSVHIWDPNQQQGQGEEGQEHQLHLQGQVQTEAEAEPPTEILVPVCLKPEEGLEVWRLWAKRKNIELSKQEKPSLAPIGRRQPLCFQEDLVSSAVAELNLGLALMTQEARGSEEEEFSPDVLYYVFLCIQKYIADNGRVDDVFADPYYTRFGVSLHNILDGWKPIVHPLGYIIPSHVTEEMLWECKQLGAHSPATLLTTLMYFNTKYFCLTTPEQHLKVAFSKVLRHTRKNPTNAKDKATSIRLLKGQGPHSAGQKGTDDMYEEQIEDPENPLRCPIKLYDFYLFKCPQSIKGRNDAYYMTPEPVVAPNSPMWYSSQPLTNQQVEQILARIIVVREIQEIIGVSAENMG, encoded by the exons ATGCACTTTGTCCCCCGTTATTACAACGcacctttttttaataaacag gtCAAAGTGACAATGAATGAGCAGGACAGTGGGGTGGTGTCCTTCGACGAGTATGTGCGGCAGAAGGCCCGCACTGTTCCCCAGCACAGGATGAAGGAGTTCCTGGAGTGTCTTTCCAAGGGCCCAGAGGTGCTGCAGGAGTTCAACCAGCAGGAAGGTGCCGCCACCACCACAGCCATGGTGTACCagcagcaagatgccaactgtATCTACACAGACAGCACAGAGGTGGCAGGGTCGCTTCTAGAGCTGGCTTGCCCG GTGACTTCTGCAGAGAATTCACCTCAGCTGTCTGTAAGCCAGGGGTCTGATCAGCAGCTCCAAGTGCAG GTTCAGATCCAGGAACAGCAGGGCCAAACCATCAGCCAGGTTCTTCAGGTGGCCTCGCCCTCTCAGCACGATTTGCAGGGAATCTCTACAGCTCAGTTCATCCAGCACGGAGAtctcacagaggagcagcaacaGCAG ATTCAGGCACAGCTGGTTGCAGCTGTAGCCGGAGGACAACAAATCCAGTTACAAGGAACTCAACATATTCAGCTGCCAGGGGGCCAGCAAATTcagcttcaggctggtcaaCATATTCAGTTACAAGGAGGCCAACAGATTCAACTGCAGGGTGGACAACAGATTCAACAAATTCAACTGCAGGGTGGACAACAGATTCAACTGCAGGGTGGACAACAGATTCAACTGCATGGTGGACAACAAATTCAACTGCAGGGTGGACAACAAATTCAACTGCAGGGTGGACAACAAATTCAACTGCAGGGTGGACAACAAATTCAGCTACATGATGGCCaacagatccagatccagaccaTAGAGGCCATGTCTCCTACCCATCAACAGGACTCTCCTagggaggtagagaggaggTCTGGTTCTGCCTCAGCTGTTCTCCAACCAGCCAAGAAACGTAAGGTGGATGTCCCTCTATCTGTTTCCTATGCTGTGCCACAGGGTCAGCAGATGGCTACTGTTCTGGCCATCCCTcaagggcagcagcagagctaTGTGTCGCTACGACCAGATTTGCTCACTGTTGACAGTGCTCAGCTGTTCAGCACCACAGGGACAATCACAGGTCCCACGGGTGAGACCTGGACCATCCCTGTGTACTCTGCTCCACAACAGCAGGGGGTAACTCACATTGCCTTACCACAGGAACAGTACAGCACGGTGCAAGTTACCACCACCAACGGTAAGGATAAAATGTCCCCCAGGTCTGCAGATGTGCAGTTGGCCTCTGCTGGGACACAGGAAGAAATGGTACAGACCCTATTCCCAGCGCAGTTCATGAACGGGAACATTCACAACCTTGTGGCAGTGCAGGCTGTAGGAGGGACGTACAACACTACACAGTCGGTACACATATGGGACCCAAATCAACAGCAGGGTCAAGGAGAAGAGGGGCAAGAACATCAGCTCCATCTGCAG gGTCAAGTCCAGACGGAGGCTGAAGCTGAACCGCCCACTGAAATTCTGGTTCCTGTCTGTCTAAAACCAGAAGAAGGCCTGGAGGTCTGGCGGCTTTGGGCGAAACGGAAAAACATAGAGTTAAGCAAGCAGGAAAAACCCAGTCTTGCGCCAATAGGAC GTCGTCAGCCGCTGTGTTTTCAAGAAGATTTGGTGTCTAGTGCTGTAGCCGAGCTAAACCTGGGTCTTGCCCTGATGACGCAGGAAGCACGTggatcagaagaagaagaattttcCCCCGACGTCCTGTATTATGTATTCTTGTGTATACAAAAG TACATCGCCGACAATGGACGTGTGGATGATGTTTTCGCTGATCCATATTACACACGTTTCGGTGTGTCCTTACACAACATCCTTGATGGCTGGAAACCAATTGTCCACCCGTTAG GTTACATCATTCCAAGTCATGTGACAGAAGAGATGCTGTGGGAGTGTAAACAGCTCGGTGCACATTCGCCAGCCACACTCCTCACTACCCTTATGTACTTCAATACAAA gTATTTCTGCCTGACGACACCTGAACAGCACTTGAAAGTAGCTTTCTCGAAGGTCCTCAGACACACGAGGAAGAACCCCACCAATGCCAAGGACAAAGCAACCAGCATCCGCCTTCTCAAAGGACAAGGTCCACACAGTGCTGGACAGAAAG GAACTGACGACATGTATGAAGAACAGATTGAAGATCCGGAGAATCCACTTCGCTGTCCCATTAAACTTTATGACTTTTACCTCTTCAAATG TCCTCAGAGCATCAAAGGACGCAATGATGCGTACTACATGACTCCAGAACCTGTCGTTGCACCCAACAGCCCAATGTGGTACTCGTCGCAGCCACTCACAAATCAGCAAGTGGAACAAATACTGGCTCGCATCATCGTGGTCCGAGAGATCCAGGAGATTATTGGTGTCAGTGCAGAGAACATGGGCTAA
- the LOC133966888 gene encoding transcriptional regulator QRICH1-like isoform X1 gives MNMRCLGLEASQVFFRSILFSPQVKVTMNEQDSGVVSFDEYVRQKARTVPQHRMKEFLECLSKGPEVLQEFNQQEGAATTTAMVYQQQDANCIYTDSTEVAGSLLELACPVTSAENSPQLSVSQGSDQQLQVQVQIQEQQGQTISQVLQVASPSQHDLQGISTAQFIQHGDLTEEQQQQIQAQLVAAVAGGQQIQLQGTQHIQLPGGQQIQLQAGQHIQLQGGQQIQLQGGQQIQQIQLQGGQQIQLQGGQQIQLHGGQQIQLQGGQQIQLQGGQQIQLQGGQQIQLHDGQQIQIQTIEAMSPTHQQDSPREVERRSGSASAVLQPAKKRKVDVPLSVSYAVPQGQQMATVLAIPQGQQQSYVSLRPDLLTVDSAQLFSTTGTITGPTGETWTIPVYSAPQQQGVTHIALPQEQYSTVQVTTTNGKDKMSPRSADVQLASAGTQEEMVQTLFPAQFMNGNIHNLVAVQAVGGTYNTTQSVHIWDPNQQQGQGEEGQEHQLHLQGQVQTEAEAEPPTEILVPVCLKPEEGLEVWRLWAKRKNIELSKQEKPSLAPIGRRQPLCFQEDLVSSAVAELNLGLALMTQEARGSEEEEFSPDVLYYVFLCIQKYIADNGRVDDVFADPYYTRFGVSLHNILDGWKPIVHPLGYIIPSHVTEEMLWECKQLGAHSPATLLTTLMYFNTKYFCLTTPEQHLKVAFSKVLRHTRKNPTNAKDKATSIRLLKGQGPHSAGQKGTDDMYEEQIEDPENPLRCPIKLYDFYLFKCPQSIKGRNDAYYMTPEPVVAPNSPMWYSSQPLTNQQVEQILARIIVVREIQEIIGVSAENMG, from the exons ATGAATATGAGATGTTTGGGACTTGAAGCATCTCAAGTGTTTTTCAGATccattctcttctctcctcaggtCAAAGTGACAATGAATGAGCAGGACAGTGGGGTGGTGTCCTTCGACGAGTATGTGCGGCAGAAGGCCCGCACTGTTCCCCAGCACAGGATGAAGGAGTTCCTGGAGTGTCTTTCCAAGGGCCCAGAGGTGCTGCAGGAGTTCAACCAGCAGGAAGGTGCCGCCACCACCACAGCCATGGTGTACCagcagcaagatgccaactgtATCTACACAGACAGCACAGAGGTGGCAGGGTCGCTTCTAGAGCTGGCTTGCCCG GTGACTTCTGCAGAGAATTCACCTCAGCTGTCTGTAAGCCAGGGGTCTGATCAGCAGCTCCAAGTGCAG GTTCAGATCCAGGAACAGCAGGGCCAAACCATCAGCCAGGTTCTTCAGGTGGCCTCGCCCTCTCAGCACGATTTGCAGGGAATCTCTACAGCTCAGTTCATCCAGCACGGAGAtctcacagaggagcagcaacaGCAG ATTCAGGCACAGCTGGTTGCAGCTGTAGCCGGAGGACAACAAATCCAGTTACAAGGAACTCAACATATTCAGCTGCCAGGGGGCCAGCAAATTcagcttcaggctggtcaaCATATTCAGTTACAAGGAGGCCAACAGATTCAACTGCAGGGTGGACAACAGATTCAACAAATTCAACTGCAGGGTGGACAACAGATTCAACTGCAGGGTGGACAACAGATTCAACTGCATGGTGGACAACAAATTCAACTGCAGGGTGGACAACAAATTCAACTGCAGGGTGGACAACAAATTCAACTGCAGGGTGGACAACAAATTCAGCTACATGATGGCCaacagatccagatccagaccaTAGAGGCCATGTCTCCTACCCATCAACAGGACTCTCCTagggaggtagagaggaggTCTGGTTCTGCCTCAGCTGTTCTCCAACCAGCCAAGAAACGTAAGGTGGATGTCCCTCTATCTGTTTCCTATGCTGTGCCACAGGGTCAGCAGATGGCTACTGTTCTGGCCATCCCTcaagggcagcagcagagctaTGTGTCGCTACGACCAGATTTGCTCACTGTTGACAGTGCTCAGCTGTTCAGCACCACAGGGACAATCACAGGTCCCACGGGTGAGACCTGGACCATCCCTGTGTACTCTGCTCCACAACAGCAGGGGGTAACTCACATTGCCTTACCACAGGAACAGTACAGCACGGTGCAAGTTACCACCACCAACGGTAAGGATAAAATGTCCCCCAGGTCTGCAGATGTGCAGTTGGCCTCTGCTGGGACACAGGAAGAAATGGTACAGACCCTATTCCCAGCGCAGTTCATGAACGGGAACATTCACAACCTTGTGGCAGTGCAGGCTGTAGGAGGGACGTACAACACTACACAGTCGGTACACATATGGGACCCAAATCAACAGCAGGGTCAAGGAGAAGAGGGGCAAGAACATCAGCTCCATCTGCAG gGTCAAGTCCAGACGGAGGCTGAAGCTGAACCGCCCACTGAAATTCTGGTTCCTGTCTGTCTAAAACCAGAAGAAGGCCTGGAGGTCTGGCGGCTTTGGGCGAAACGGAAAAACATAGAGTTAAGCAAGCAGGAAAAACCCAGTCTTGCGCCAATAGGAC GTCGTCAGCCGCTGTGTTTTCAAGAAGATTTGGTGTCTAGTGCTGTAGCCGAGCTAAACCTGGGTCTTGCCCTGATGACGCAGGAAGCACGTggatcagaagaagaagaattttcCCCCGACGTCCTGTATTATGTATTCTTGTGTATACAAAAG TACATCGCCGACAATGGACGTGTGGATGATGTTTTCGCTGATCCATATTACACACGTTTCGGTGTGTCCTTACACAACATCCTTGATGGCTGGAAACCAATTGTCCACCCGTTAG GTTACATCATTCCAAGTCATGTGACAGAAGAGATGCTGTGGGAGTGTAAACAGCTCGGTGCACATTCGCCAGCCACACTCCTCACTACCCTTATGTACTTCAATACAAA gTATTTCTGCCTGACGACACCTGAACAGCACTTGAAAGTAGCTTTCTCGAAGGTCCTCAGACACACGAGGAAGAACCCCACCAATGCCAAGGACAAAGCAACCAGCATCCGCCTTCTCAAAGGACAAGGTCCACACAGTGCTGGACAGAAAG GAACTGACGACATGTATGAAGAACAGATTGAAGATCCGGAGAATCCACTTCGCTGTCCCATTAAACTTTATGACTTTTACCTCTTCAAATG TCCTCAGAGCATCAAAGGACGCAATGATGCGTACTACATGACTCCAGAACCTGTCGTTGCACCCAACAGCCCAATGTGGTACTCGTCGCAGCCACTCACAAATCAGCAAGTGGAACAAATACTGGCTCGCATCATCGTGGTCCGAGAGATCCAGGAGATTATTGGTGTCAGTGCAGAGAACATGGGCTAA
- the LOC133966888 gene encoding transcriptional regulator QRICH1-like isoform X3 produces the protein MNMRCLGLEASQVFFRSILFSPQVKVTMNEQDSGVVSFDEYVRQKARTVPQHRMKEFLECLSKGPEVLQEFNQQEGAATTTAMVYQQQDANCIYTDSTEVAGSLLELACPVQIQEQQGQTISQVLQVASPSQHDLQGISTAQFIQHGDLTEEQQQQIQAQLVAAVAGGQQIQLQGTQHIQLPGGQQIQLQAGQHIQLQGGQQIQLQGGQQIQQIQLQGGQQIQLQGGQQIQLHGGQQIQLQGGQQIQLQGGQQIQLQGGQQIQLHDGQQIQIQTIEAMSPTHQQDSPREVERRSGSASAVLQPAKKRKVDVPLSVSYAVPQGQQMATVLAIPQGQQQSYVSLRPDLLTVDSAQLFSTTGTITGPTGETWTIPVYSAPQQQGVTHIALPQEQYSTVQVTTTNGKDKMSPRSADVQLASAGTQEEMVQTLFPAQFMNGNIHNLVAVQAVGGTYNTTQSVHIWDPNQQQGQGEEGQEHQLHLQGQVQTEAEAEPPTEILVPVCLKPEEGLEVWRLWAKRKNIELSKQEKPSLAPIGRRQPLCFQEDLVSSAVAELNLGLALMTQEARGSEEEEFSPDVLYYVFLCIQKYIADNGRVDDVFADPYYTRFGVSLHNILDGWKPIVHPLGYIIPSHVTEEMLWECKQLGAHSPATLLTTLMYFNTKYFCLTTPEQHLKVAFSKVLRHTRKNPTNAKDKATSIRLLKGQGPHSAGQKGTDDMYEEQIEDPENPLRCPIKLYDFYLFKCPQSIKGRNDAYYMTPEPVVAPNSPMWYSSQPLTNQQVEQILARIIVVREIQEIIGVSAENMG, from the exons ATGAATATGAGATGTTTGGGACTTGAAGCATCTCAAGTGTTTTTCAGATccattctcttctctcctcaggtCAAAGTGACAATGAATGAGCAGGACAGTGGGGTGGTGTCCTTCGACGAGTATGTGCGGCAGAAGGCCCGCACTGTTCCCCAGCACAGGATGAAGGAGTTCCTGGAGTGTCTTTCCAAGGGCCCAGAGGTGCTGCAGGAGTTCAACCAGCAGGAAGGTGCCGCCACCACCACAGCCATGGTGTACCagcagcaagatgccaactgtATCTACACAGACAGCACAGAGGTGGCAGGGTCGCTTCTAGAGCTGGCTTGCCCG GTTCAGATCCAGGAACAGCAGGGCCAAACCATCAGCCAGGTTCTTCAGGTGGCCTCGCCCTCTCAGCACGATTTGCAGGGAATCTCTACAGCTCAGTTCATCCAGCACGGAGAtctcacagaggagcagcaacaGCAG ATTCAGGCACAGCTGGTTGCAGCTGTAGCCGGAGGACAACAAATCCAGTTACAAGGAACTCAACATATTCAGCTGCCAGGGGGCCAGCAAATTcagcttcaggctggtcaaCATATTCAGTTACAAGGAGGCCAACAGATTCAACTGCAGGGTGGACAACAGATTCAACAAATTCAACTGCAGGGTGGACAACAGATTCAACTGCAGGGTGGACAACAGATTCAACTGCATGGTGGACAACAAATTCAACTGCAGGGTGGACAACAAATTCAACTGCAGGGTGGACAACAAATTCAACTGCAGGGTGGACAACAAATTCAGCTACATGATGGCCaacagatccagatccagaccaTAGAGGCCATGTCTCCTACCCATCAACAGGACTCTCCTagggaggtagagaggaggTCTGGTTCTGCCTCAGCTGTTCTCCAACCAGCCAAGAAACGTAAGGTGGATGTCCCTCTATCTGTTTCCTATGCTGTGCCACAGGGTCAGCAGATGGCTACTGTTCTGGCCATCCCTcaagggcagcagcagagctaTGTGTCGCTACGACCAGATTTGCTCACTGTTGACAGTGCTCAGCTGTTCAGCACCACAGGGACAATCACAGGTCCCACGGGTGAGACCTGGACCATCCCTGTGTACTCTGCTCCACAACAGCAGGGGGTAACTCACATTGCCTTACCACAGGAACAGTACAGCACGGTGCAAGTTACCACCACCAACGGTAAGGATAAAATGTCCCCCAGGTCTGCAGATGTGCAGTTGGCCTCTGCTGGGACACAGGAAGAAATGGTACAGACCCTATTCCCAGCGCAGTTCATGAACGGGAACATTCACAACCTTGTGGCAGTGCAGGCTGTAGGAGGGACGTACAACACTACACAGTCGGTACACATATGGGACCCAAATCAACAGCAGGGTCAAGGAGAAGAGGGGCAAGAACATCAGCTCCATCTGCAG gGTCAAGTCCAGACGGAGGCTGAAGCTGAACCGCCCACTGAAATTCTGGTTCCTGTCTGTCTAAAACCAGAAGAAGGCCTGGAGGTCTGGCGGCTTTGGGCGAAACGGAAAAACATAGAGTTAAGCAAGCAGGAAAAACCCAGTCTTGCGCCAATAGGAC GTCGTCAGCCGCTGTGTTTTCAAGAAGATTTGGTGTCTAGTGCTGTAGCCGAGCTAAACCTGGGTCTTGCCCTGATGACGCAGGAAGCACGTggatcagaagaagaagaattttcCCCCGACGTCCTGTATTATGTATTCTTGTGTATACAAAAG TACATCGCCGACAATGGACGTGTGGATGATGTTTTCGCTGATCCATATTACACACGTTTCGGTGTGTCCTTACACAACATCCTTGATGGCTGGAAACCAATTGTCCACCCGTTAG GTTACATCATTCCAAGTCATGTGACAGAAGAGATGCTGTGGGAGTGTAAACAGCTCGGTGCACATTCGCCAGCCACACTCCTCACTACCCTTATGTACTTCAATACAAA gTATTTCTGCCTGACGACACCTGAACAGCACTTGAAAGTAGCTTTCTCGAAGGTCCTCAGACACACGAGGAAGAACCCCACCAATGCCAAGGACAAAGCAACCAGCATCCGCCTTCTCAAAGGACAAGGTCCACACAGTGCTGGACAGAAAG GAACTGACGACATGTATGAAGAACAGATTGAAGATCCGGAGAATCCACTTCGCTGTCCCATTAAACTTTATGACTTTTACCTCTTCAAATG TCCTCAGAGCATCAAAGGACGCAATGATGCGTACTACATGACTCCAGAACCTGTCGTTGCACCCAACAGCCCAATGTGGTACTCGTCGCAGCCACTCACAAATCAGCAAGTGGAACAAATACTGGCTCGCATCATCGTGGTCCGAGAGATCCAGGAGATTATTGGTGTCAGTGCAGAGAACATGGGCTAA